In Blastocatellia bacterium, the DNA window TAAGCAGGGTGGGGGTTCCCTCAACCAATCGTCGGACTTTTTTGTACCGCCACACCATGCGAGTCACCACGGCGTTCACGGCCAAGAGCGTCACCGCCGCCACCAACCCACCGGTGACGGACGTATCCGGCCCGGTCATGGCGTTCTGCACCGCATTCGCCAGCAGTAGCAGTAAGACCAAATCGAACGGCGTCATCTGTCCGACTTCCCGCTTGCCCGTAAGCCGAATGCCCAGTAGCACGACGACGTAAATAATCGTCGTGCGCAACGCAATTTCCAGCAATGTATGATTGAAGTTCCACATGTTGTCATTAGTCATTGGTCGTTT includes these proteins:
- a CDS encoding DUF421 domain-containing protein → MTNDNMWNFNHTLLEIALRTTIIYVVVLLGIRLTGKREVGQMTPFDLVLLLLLANAVQNAMTGPDTSVTGGLVAAVTLLAVNAVVTRMVWRYKKVRRLVEGTPTLLIHQGKILSENLAKERVTEETLRQALREHGIASVTEVALAVLEVDGSISVLKNDEMPAISHPYHRIRFLKRKSS